One segment of Brassica napus cultivar Da-Ae chromosome C3, Da-Ae, whole genome shotgun sequence DNA contains the following:
- the LOC106401054 gene encoding syndetin isoform X2 → MNLVRELEKDLKIANVICKNGRRNLTSSMNEASRDLIVHTHSKKKQALLDMLPILTDLRHARVMQSSLEDLVEEGNYCKAFQVLSEYLQLLDSLSEFSAIQEMTRGVEVWLGRTLHKLDSLLMGVCQEFKEDSYIMVLDAYALIGDVSGLAEKIQSFFMQEVISETHSVLKTVVGEDNSAATQFSRLTYSDLCIQTPESKFRQCLLRTLAVLFQLIYSYHQIMSFTPEKKVEDLISTSSATTQKIDSVTDTSCDPQGGGLSSTISSASIPSSTISAEVSVGSETSSPVQHASNSAIDESRDSGDTVSNGESPWYYLRKESAGFVSGTLQRGRRNLWQLTTSRVSVLLSSPAASSTSIHQFLKNYEDLSVFILAGEAFCGFEVVDFREKLKAVCENYFTAFHRQSMHALKMVLEKETWTRLPPDTVQAINFAGLVGDGAPLIISSRSASGSSRFPLSTDPSGNRSGGFSYWLKSGNPFSAKLTYYREDQDYSSDSGAASEDQDYSSDVVNSKVRDRKGINGGSPVSGDENEDLHADYIDEDSQLPRRSFTRSISRSSSSHLSINDDLKAQTGSSLCLLRSMDKYARLMQKLELVNVEFFKGICQLFGVFFYFVYHVFGQENTNSGGKGVSSHRLKSCLSRISQECEQWIKPQFSSSSPSSSLAFPNTVHSLADVTPSSPLNTTSGHVSGISFSLKERCAAVDTVSLVARILHKSKAHLQSMLMSRNGSLVEDFFGQLVGSVPDLTEHLHRTTARILLHVNGYVDRIANSKWEVKELGVEHNGYVDLMLGEFKHYKTRLAHGGIPQEVQNLLLEYGVEIFAETLVEGLSRIKRCTDEGRALMSLDIQVLINGLQHFVPTNVKPKLQIVDTFIKAYYLPETEYVHWARAHPEYTKGQVVGLVTLVATMKGWKRKTRLEVVEKIESAAA, encoded by the exons ATGAATTTGGTTAGAGAACTGGAAAAAGATTTGAAGATTGCAAACGTCATCTGCAAG AATGGAAGAAGGAATTTGACTTCCTCTATGAATGAGGCTTCAAGAGATCTTATTGTACACACCCATTCCAAAAAGAAGCAAGCTCTTCTG GACATGCTTCCTATACTAACTGATCTTCGCCATGCAAGAGTAATGCAGTCAAGTCTTGAAGACCTTGTTGAAGAAGGAAACTATTGCAag GCATTTCAAGTTCTGTCTGAGTATTTGCAGCTTCTTGACAGTCTCTCTGAGTTTTCAGCTATCCAAGAGATGACCCGTGGTGTTGAG GTTTGGTTAGGAAGAACTCTTCATAAGCTGGATTCACTTTTGATGGGCGTTTGCCAGGAGTTCAAAGAAGATAGTTATATAATG GTCCTCGACGCTTATGCACTGATTGGTGATGTCTCTGGTCTCGCGGAGAAGATACAAAGCTTCTTTATGCAAGAAGTTATCTCAGAAACCCACTCAGTGCTAAAGACTGTTGTTGGGGAG gaTAACAGTGCAGCCACACAATTTAGTAG ACTTACATACAGCGATCTATGTATTCAGACACCAGAATCCAAGTTTAGGCAATGTCTGTTGAGAACACTAGCTGTGCTATTTCAGTTAATATATTCGTACCATCAGATAATGAGTTTCACTCCAGAAAAGAAG GTAGAAGATTTGATCTCAACTAGTTCTGCAACAACTCAAAAGATTGATTCAGTGACAGACACTTCATGCGACCCACAGGGTGGTGGTCTCTCTTCAACCATAAGTTCAGCAAGCATACCTTCTTCCACCATTTCTGCTGAAGTGTCTGTTGGAAGTGAAACCTCCAGTCCCGTGCAGCACGCGTCTAATAGTGCAATAGACGAGTCTAGGGATTCTGGAGATACAGTATCTAATGGCGAGTCACCATGGTACTATCTACGAAAAGAGAGTGCTGGTTTTGTTTCAGGAACTCTGCAGAGAGGACGAAGAAATCTATGGCAACTCACAACAAGCCGTGTGTCAGTTTTGCTCTCATCCCCAGCTGCTTCTTCAACAAGTATACATCAGTTCCTTAAAAACTATGAAGACCTGAGCGTCTTTATCCTTGCTGGGGAAGCCTTCTGTGGATTTGAAGTTGTTGACTTTAGGGAGAAGCTAAAGGCTGTATGCGAAAATTATTTCACTGCGTTTCATAGGCAAAGCATGCAT GCGCTTAAAATGGTCCTCGAGAAGGAGACATGGACGAGATTGCCACCTGATACAGTGCAAGCTATAAATTTTGCTGGTCTTGTGGGGGATGGGGCTCCCCTTATTATTTCTTCCCGAAGTGCCTCTGGTTCTTCCAGATTCCCTCTCTCAACTGATCCGAGTGGGAACAGGAGTGGTGGATTCTCATATTGGCTGAAAAGTGGAAACCCTTTCTCAGCAAAGTTAACTTACTATAGAGAAGATCAAGACTACTCCTCAGACAGTGGAGCTGCCTCTGAAGATCAAGATTACTCCTCAGACGTTGTGAATTCCAAGGTAAGAGATAGAAAAGGCATTAACGGAGGTAGTCCTGTTTCAGGGGATGAAAATGAAGACCTTCATGCTGACTATATTGATGAAGATAGTCAGCTTCCAAGACGAAGTTTTACACGTAGTATATCAAGGAGTTCTTCTTCACATTTGAGTATTAATGATGATTTGAAAGCTCAAACAGGATCGTCGCTGTGCCTTCTAAG ATCAATGGATAAGTACGCGAGGCTTATGCAGAAACTTGAACTCGTTAATGTCGAATTCTTTAAG GGAATATGCCAATTGTTTGGGGTCTTTTTCTATTTCGTGTATCACGTATTTGGTCAAGAGAATACAAATTCAGGTGGAAAAGGAGTGTCCAGCC ATCGTTTGAAAAGCTGCTTATCCCGGATATCACAAGAGTGTGAGCAATGGATAAAACCTCAgttttcatcatcatctccatcttcttcacttGCCTTTCCCAACACAGTTCATAGTCTTGCGGACGTGACTCCATCAAGTCCCTTAAATACAACATCTGGTCACGTATCAGGCATATCTTTTAGTCTCAAG GAAAGATGTGCTGCAGTGGACACTGTTTCTCTTGTGGCTCGAATATTGCATAAATCAAAGGCTCATCTTCAATCGATGCTTATGTCAAGAAATGGCTCTTTGGTTGAAGACTTCTTTGGTCAACTG GTTGGTTCCGTACCTGATCTGACAGAGCACTTACACAGGACAACTGCGAGGATCCTGCTGCATGTTAATGG ATATGTTGACCGGATTGCTAATTCTAAATGGGAAGTCAAGGAGCTTGGAGTGGAGCATAATGG GTATGTTGATTTGATGCTTGGGGAATTCAAACACTACAAAACAAGGCTTGCTCACGGAGGCATTCCACAGGAA GTCCAAAACCTCCTACTGGAATATGGCGTTGAAATATTTGCGGAGACGCTGGTGGAAGGTCTATCTCGAATAAAAAGATGCACCGATGAAGGACGTGCTCTCATGTCATTAGATATTCAG GTTCTAATAAACGGGCTACAACACTTTGTGCCAACAAATGTGAAACCCAAGTTGCAGATAGTGGACACATTTATCAAG GCATACTATCTACCAGAGACGGAGTATGTCCACTGGGCAAGGGCTCATCCG GAATATACAAAAGGACAGGTCGTAGGACTTGTAACTTTAGTAGCCACCATGAAAGGCTGGAAGAGGAAAACGCGGCTAGAAGTAGTGGAGAAGATTGAATCAGCTGCTGCGTAG
- the LOC106401054 gene encoding syndetin isoform X1: protein MQPNLFPFGSVLGNPFLFNGGDLSEGGGGFESSRLFFLLPLLLSQGQGMDLSKVGEKFLSSVKSATSLGLLPSPSSSSDRPEIPARAAAAAAVARALAALPPDQRLSISSTATELSSIYGNRPPPQDVQELEEGFYEEDFDPVRHILENVPDDQSDLAYFEMQATLRLVQLDRVAESLSHHVMEHHEVMVKGMNLVRELEKDLKIANVICKNGRRNLTSSMNEASRDLIVHTHSKKKQALLDMLPILTDLRHARVMQSSLEDLVEEGNYCKAFQVLSEYLQLLDSLSEFSAIQEMTRGVEVWLGRTLHKLDSLLMGVCQEFKEDSYIMVLDAYALIGDVSGLAEKIQSFFMQEVISETHSVLKTVVGEDNSAATQFSRLTYSDLCIQTPESKFRQCLLRTLAVLFQLIYSYHQIMSFTPEKKVEDLISTSSATTQKIDSVTDTSCDPQGGGLSSTISSASIPSSTISAEVSVGSETSSPVQHASNSAIDESRDSGDTVSNGESPWYYLRKESAGFVSGTLQRGRRNLWQLTTSRVSVLLSSPAASSTSIHQFLKNYEDLSVFILAGEAFCGFEVVDFREKLKAVCENYFTAFHRQSMHALKMVLEKETWTRLPPDTVQAINFAGLVGDGAPLIISSRSASGSSRFPLSTDPSGNRSGGFSYWLKSGNPFSAKLTYYREDQDYSSDSGAASEDQDYSSDVVNSKVRDRKGINGGSPVSGDENEDLHADYIDEDSQLPRRSFTRSISRSSSSHLSINDDLKAQTGSSLCLLRSMDKYARLMQKLELVNVEFFKGICQLFGVFFYFVYHVFGQENTNSGGKGVSSHRLKSCLSRISQECEQWIKPQFSSSSPSSSLAFPNTVHSLADVTPSSPLNTTSGHVSGISFSLKERCAAVDTVSLVARILHKSKAHLQSMLMSRNGSLVEDFFGQLVGSVPDLTEHLHRTTARILLHVNGYVDRIANSKWEVKELGVEHNGYVDLMLGEFKHYKTRLAHGGIPQEVQNLLLEYGVEIFAETLVEGLSRIKRCTDEGRALMSLDIQVLINGLQHFVPTNVKPKLQIVDTFIKAYYLPETEYVHWARAHPEYTKGQVVGLVTLVATMKGWKRKTRLEVVEKIESAAA, encoded by the exons ATGCAGCCTAATCTGTTCCCATTCGGCTCTGTTTTGGGTAATCCGTTCCTATTCAATGGCGGAGATCTAAGCGAGGGTGGTGGTGGGTTCGAGAGCTCTAGGCTTTTCTTCTTACTTCCTCTCTTGTTGTCCCAAGGCCAAGGCATGGATTTATCCAAGGTTGGCGAAAAGTTCCTCAGCTCTGTTAAGTCCGCTACATCCCTTGGACTCTTAccctctccttcttcttcctctgatcGCCCTGAG ATTCCGGCACGTGCTGCTGCTGCAGCTGCTGTTGCTCGTGCTTTGGCTGCCCTTCCTCCTGATCAGAGGTTAAGTATCTCTTCCACCGCTACAGAGCTTAGCTCCATATACGGTAACAGGCCTCCTCCTCAAGACGTTCAAGAGCTTGAAGAAGGCTTCTATGAAGAG GATTTTGATCCGGTGAGACATATTTTGGAGAATGTGCCAGATGATCAAAGTGATCTAGCTTATTTTGAGATGCAG GCCACCCTGAGGTTAGTACAGCTGGATAGAGTGGCAGAAAGTCTGTCTCACCATGTTATGGAGCATCATGAAGTAATGG TGAAGGGGATGAATTTGGTTAGAGAACTGGAAAAAGATTTGAAGATTGCAAACGTCATCTGCAAG AATGGAAGAAGGAATTTGACTTCCTCTATGAATGAGGCTTCAAGAGATCTTATTGTACACACCCATTCCAAAAAGAAGCAAGCTCTTCTG GACATGCTTCCTATACTAACTGATCTTCGCCATGCAAGAGTAATGCAGTCAAGTCTTGAAGACCTTGTTGAAGAAGGAAACTATTGCAag GCATTTCAAGTTCTGTCTGAGTATTTGCAGCTTCTTGACAGTCTCTCTGAGTTTTCAGCTATCCAAGAGATGACCCGTGGTGTTGAG GTTTGGTTAGGAAGAACTCTTCATAAGCTGGATTCACTTTTGATGGGCGTTTGCCAGGAGTTCAAAGAAGATAGTTATATAATG GTCCTCGACGCTTATGCACTGATTGGTGATGTCTCTGGTCTCGCGGAGAAGATACAAAGCTTCTTTATGCAAGAAGTTATCTCAGAAACCCACTCAGTGCTAAAGACTGTTGTTGGGGAG gaTAACAGTGCAGCCACACAATTTAGTAG ACTTACATACAGCGATCTATGTATTCAGACACCAGAATCCAAGTTTAGGCAATGTCTGTTGAGAACACTAGCTGTGCTATTTCAGTTAATATATTCGTACCATCAGATAATGAGTTTCACTCCAGAAAAGAAG GTAGAAGATTTGATCTCAACTAGTTCTGCAACAACTCAAAAGATTGATTCAGTGACAGACACTTCATGCGACCCACAGGGTGGTGGTCTCTCTTCAACCATAAGTTCAGCAAGCATACCTTCTTCCACCATTTCTGCTGAAGTGTCTGTTGGAAGTGAAACCTCCAGTCCCGTGCAGCACGCGTCTAATAGTGCAATAGACGAGTCTAGGGATTCTGGAGATACAGTATCTAATGGCGAGTCACCATGGTACTATCTACGAAAAGAGAGTGCTGGTTTTGTTTCAGGAACTCTGCAGAGAGGACGAAGAAATCTATGGCAACTCACAACAAGCCGTGTGTCAGTTTTGCTCTCATCCCCAGCTGCTTCTTCAACAAGTATACATCAGTTCCTTAAAAACTATGAAGACCTGAGCGTCTTTATCCTTGCTGGGGAAGCCTTCTGTGGATTTGAAGTTGTTGACTTTAGGGAGAAGCTAAAGGCTGTATGCGAAAATTATTTCACTGCGTTTCATAGGCAAAGCATGCAT GCGCTTAAAATGGTCCTCGAGAAGGAGACATGGACGAGATTGCCACCTGATACAGTGCAAGCTATAAATTTTGCTGGTCTTGTGGGGGATGGGGCTCCCCTTATTATTTCTTCCCGAAGTGCCTCTGGTTCTTCCAGATTCCCTCTCTCAACTGATCCGAGTGGGAACAGGAGTGGTGGATTCTCATATTGGCTGAAAAGTGGAAACCCTTTCTCAGCAAAGTTAACTTACTATAGAGAAGATCAAGACTACTCCTCAGACAGTGGAGCTGCCTCTGAAGATCAAGATTACTCCTCAGACGTTGTGAATTCCAAGGTAAGAGATAGAAAAGGCATTAACGGAGGTAGTCCTGTTTCAGGGGATGAAAATGAAGACCTTCATGCTGACTATATTGATGAAGATAGTCAGCTTCCAAGACGAAGTTTTACACGTAGTATATCAAGGAGTTCTTCTTCACATTTGAGTATTAATGATGATTTGAAAGCTCAAACAGGATCGTCGCTGTGCCTTCTAAG ATCAATGGATAAGTACGCGAGGCTTATGCAGAAACTTGAACTCGTTAATGTCGAATTCTTTAAG GGAATATGCCAATTGTTTGGGGTCTTTTTCTATTTCGTGTATCACGTATTTGGTCAAGAGAATACAAATTCAGGTGGAAAAGGAGTGTCCAGCC ATCGTTTGAAAAGCTGCTTATCCCGGATATCACAAGAGTGTGAGCAATGGATAAAACCTCAgttttcatcatcatctccatcttcttcacttGCCTTTCCCAACACAGTTCATAGTCTTGCGGACGTGACTCCATCAAGTCCCTTAAATACAACATCTGGTCACGTATCAGGCATATCTTTTAGTCTCAAG GAAAGATGTGCTGCAGTGGACACTGTTTCTCTTGTGGCTCGAATATTGCATAAATCAAAGGCTCATCTTCAATCGATGCTTATGTCAAGAAATGGCTCTTTGGTTGAAGACTTCTTTGGTCAACTG GTTGGTTCCGTACCTGATCTGACAGAGCACTTACACAGGACAACTGCGAGGATCCTGCTGCATGTTAATGG ATATGTTGACCGGATTGCTAATTCTAAATGGGAAGTCAAGGAGCTTGGAGTGGAGCATAATGG GTATGTTGATTTGATGCTTGGGGAATTCAAACACTACAAAACAAGGCTTGCTCACGGAGGCATTCCACAGGAA GTCCAAAACCTCCTACTGGAATATGGCGTTGAAATATTTGCGGAGACGCTGGTGGAAGGTCTATCTCGAATAAAAAGATGCACCGATGAAGGACGTGCTCTCATGTCATTAGATATTCAG GTTCTAATAAACGGGCTACAACACTTTGTGCCAACAAATGTGAAACCCAAGTTGCAGATAGTGGACACATTTATCAAG GCATACTATCTACCAGAGACGGAGTATGTCCACTGGGCAAGGGCTCATCCG GAATATACAAAAGGACAGGTCGTAGGACTTGTAACTTTAGTAGCCACCATGAAAGGCTGGAAGAGGAAAACGCGGCTAGAAGTAGTGGAGAAGATTGAATCAGCTGCTGCGTAG
- the LOC106397495 gene encoding 60S acidic ribosomal protein P2-1 — translation MKVVAAFLLAVLSGKASPTSADIKDILGSVGAETEDAQIELLLKEVKGKDCAELIALGREKLASVPCGGGGVAMASAPSAGGGGGAAPAEEAKKEEKKEEKEESDDDMGFSLFE, via the exons ATGAAGGTTGTCGCTGCGTTCTTACTCGCCGTTTTGAGCGGAAAAGCTTCTCCAACCAGTGCCGATATCAAGGACATCCTTGGATCAG TTGGGGCTGAAACCGAAGATGCTCAGATTGAGCTTTTGTTGAAGGAAGTTAAAGGGAAAGACTGTGCTGAGCTAATTGCTCTCGGAAGGGAGAAGCTAGCTTCTGTCCCGTGCGGCGGTGGTGGTGTTGCGATGGCTTCTGCTCCATCTGCTGGCGGCGGAGGAGGTGCTGCTCCTGCTGAGGAGGccaagaaagaagagaagaaagaagagaaggaagaatcCGATGAT GACATGGGTTTCAGTCTTTTCGAGTAA
- the LOC106400526 gene encoding early nodulin-55-2 yields MATTTRILCFVLVMVLMGCCCSAKIYKVGDSEGWTAKGGTYYAWASRKEFQVGDSLIFEYDGNVNDVTRLSSALEYQFCNSASPQAVYKTGHDVVTLTEPGYHFFISSNHSQCVAGQKLFVFVVQYHQIPPPPPRKILPFAKDFNVGDSQEWRVPDERDFYSKWSEEKQFHVGDNLLFYYNYEVDDVLEVSGDLEFKSCDTSSPVAVHNSGQDLVRLTKPGIHYFITSKTPHCEDGLKLRVVVRPLTRGGPKKMQLSPLDHLIKWLQSFRPQPHH; encoded by the coding sequence ATGGCAACGACAACAAGAATCTTATGCTTCGTGCTCGTGATGGTTCTAATGGGATGTTGTTGCTCGGCAAAAATTTACAAAGTCGGAGACTCGGAGGGATGGACAGCGAAGGGCGGCACCTATTACGCTTGGGCTAGTCGTAAGGAATTCCAGGTGGGGGATTCTCTGATCTTTGAATACGATGGCAACGTCAACGACGTCACTCGACTTTCCAGTGCTTTGGAATACCAATTCTGCAACTCTGCTTCTCCTCAAGCTGTCTACAAAACGGGCCACGATGTCGTGACTCTCACGGAACCAGGTTATCACTTCTTCATCAGCTCAAATCATTCTCAATGCGTAGCCGGACAGAAGCTCTTCGTTTTTGTCGTCCAATACCATCAGattcctccaccaccaccgagAAAGATCCTTCCGTTCGCAAAAGATTTCAACGTCGGTGACTCCCAAGAATGGAGGGTTCCTGACGAAAGAGACTTCTATTCCAAGTGGAGCGAGGAGAAACAGTTTCACGTGGGAGACAATCTTCTTTTCTACTACAACTACGAAGTCGACGACGTCTTAGAAGTCAGCGGTGATCTTGAGTTCAAATCTTGCGACACTTCCTCTCCTGTTGCCGTGCACAATTCGGGACAAGACCTCGTAAGGCTAACAAAACCAGGAATCCACTATTTCATAACCTCGAAGACTCCTCATTGTGAGGATGGGCTTAAGCTTCGAGTGGTGGTAAGACCACTAACCAGAGGTGGTCCGAAGAAAATGCAGTTGTCACCTTTGGACCACCTCATCAAGTGGCTGCAGTCCTTCAGACCCCAACCCCATCACTAA